A segment of the Brassica napus cultivar Da-Ae unplaced genomic scaffold, Da-Ae ScsIHWf_885;HRSCAF=1255, whole genome shotgun sequence genome:
aGTCTCCTAACCTAACAGCTAGCTTGAGGCGCACGTCCTTTGAAAGAAAATCGTTTTCTTGTGAAAGAAGTAATTACATACATGCACAGAAGTTTTTGAAGATTAGGTTTTGTTTGCTAAAAGAAGAGAGATGAGAACAAAACCTTGCCGTTGATGACTCCGGTCTCAAAAGGAGCAATACAAGGATGCAAACGCCCTTTGAGTCTGTACCTGTGACTGCAACATCCACAATAACACGTCTACAATCAATCTAAGCCAAAAGGAAGGACGGAGATGTGAAGTAAGATGCAGTACAAGCCGTGGAGTTGAGCGGAGACGATGACGGGAGTGCATTCGAGGATCAAACCCACGACTGCTGGTTCCTGGAAACTGCCATAGACGAAGACATTGTGCGACGGAGATTCAGAActactcatcttcttcttctttctgatAGTGCTCTGTTTGAAAAAATGTGTGTGAGAGAGATGAGTAAGTAGTGGCTCTGTTTATAACCTCGTATCGTAGCCTACTTTCCttgacttcttcttcctccttattttttttatttatctggTAAAATGGTCATGAAATgataatctttttcttgttctttgTCAACAGTCATACTCTGTTTCTATCATAAACAAAAGCATACTTTTCTTAGTTATTAAcatcatttttgttttgaacatTTAAAATAAGTCAAGTTGATCTTGTACGGTGTGTATGAGTTGTTGACATTTGTCGTCACATCTTAAATTACAATTAAACATAGACCGTACACTAcaattcaaaaccaaaaaagtCCCCATGGTGTATGATTGTCAGATTGTTGTGGTATGTGTATGAGTGTATTTGTTGTGTCCATGTTCATTTATGAAACTGGTATGCTATAGTTGATACACTTTCAAATTGTTGAAAATCTCAAAAGAAATACTAAAAAATTGGTTAAAATAACTAGTAAAGTAGACACCTCTATTCAGTCTCATTCTCCTCCTTTGCTTTTAATGAATATAACTGATTTAGTCTCAGTTCAAACAGAAACACTAAAAATTGGTAACAATAACTAATAAAAGATACACCTCTAATCAGTCTCATTCTCCTCCTTTGCTATCAATGAACCTGAAGAtcccagaagaagaaaaacagaaTGTGGCAGACAAAATAATAACACAAAACAAGGTCAAATAGATGACTCAGTTCACATGTGATTAGTGATAAGCTAATTGCATTGTACACATAGAAGAAGTGTAAAAGTAAGAACTTATTACACATgtcatcaaaacaccaaaaggAAGAATatgtgatctttttttttttgtaacacaaactTGCATTAGAAACTTAGAAAACACGGTTCGTGGATACAAAGACTTCGTTCAACAAGGCTTGCTTTGCAAGAGCATCAGCAGCCTTGTTTTCCGATCGTTGAGTCCAGACAAAGGAAACAAATTCAAAAGCATAGACTAAGTTTAAGATATCAGAGACAATGCCATAGATCTCTGAGTTGGGTACTTCTTCATTGATGGCTCTTATGAGTTGTAGAGAGTCTGATTTGCATAGTACACACCGGATACCCTTGGTGATGCAGCAGGAGAGGGCTTCCCGTAACGCCAGTCCCTCAGCGATCAGTGGGGAGTTAACAAAGTGGCAGTGTGCCATGTAGGATCCAGTCTGGTTTCCTCCGCCAATTGTCCATCCCAGTCCCGTTAGTTGTAGATCTGCACGCCAAGCCCCATCCGAGTGGAGCAAGGTAGCGTTTGTGGGTTCCGGGGGCCGCTGTGTTGGTGGCCTGGTAGATGATGTGGCTTCCGTCTGTTGTTCTCTTAGCCATTCCTGCGCCGCTGATATAGCTTTTGTGATCACTTCCTCCGGGGTAGCGTCTTTATTATTAAAGATTCGGTTGTTTCTAGCAAGCCATAGAGACCATAGAATCCAAGGTGCTAGAGGTCCAGAAGCAATTCCCACCGGTGGGAGGCATGTACGTGAGCAGAGTCCCTCCCAAGCTGAGGTTAAATCTAGCAAACCTCTAACATCAACACAAGTAGAGAAAGGTGCAAGTTTCCATACATTGTGTGCGAATTCGCAGTGAAGGAACAGGTGGTTGATAGATTCAACTGTATCACATCTTGGGCACGTTTGAGCAGGACCTATGTTTCTTAGCGCTAGGAGATCTCCAACCGGAAGTGCCCCCTGGAAGATTTTCCAGAGAAAGAGCTTGATCTTAGGAGaagtttgaagtttccaaaTGTTTTTTATCCAGTCCACATCCACTGTCGTAATCGGTTGGCGATTCTCTTCGCTTCTCTCAAGTGCCTTTATGTAGCCCGTCTTTGTTGAGTAGATACCAGAGCTGGTTCCGAGCCATATAAGTTTATCCGGTGCTCCAAGTTTGCTCGGCTTTAGGCTGAGTATCCTCTCTTCCTCCTGAGGTAGCACTCGCTGAATGATGGCTCTGTCCCACTCTGTTCCATTTGGCAGCATAAGGTGTTTGACGGTCCATTCGGCGTATTGCTCAGGTGCTGGGCCCATGGGGCGAGCTTGTGAGGAGAGGCTGAGCCAGGGGTCATTCCAAATGCTGATGCTTTCACCGTTGCCAATTGCCCAGCCCGCGTTGCTCATCATGAGGTCCCTGCCAATTAAAATTCCTCTCCATCCATGCGATTCCGCGGCTCTGTGCTCAACTTGTAAGAAAGAAGTGTCCCTGCAGTATTTCCCGGTTAGGCCCCTGGACAGAAGCCCCGAGGGGTTGTGATGGAGTCGCCAACTCAACTTCGCTAGATAAGCGTCATTGAAGCTCTCAAAATCTCGGAAACCCAAGCCTCCCTGTTGTTTCGGTCTTGTCATCTTATCCCAAGAGACCCAAGCCATTTTCCTGTTCCCACTTCTTCCATCCCACCAGAAGCGGGTCACTGCTGATTGAATGCGTTTACAGAGCGATCGGGGCAGTTTAAAGCAAGTCATTGCATGGGATGGAATGGGGGAGAGAACACTCTTCAACATCACCATCTTCCCAGCTGTGGATAAATATTTGTTCGACCAGCTGCTAGCCTTTGTCTTTATCCTTTCCACAATCGACGTAAAGAGGTCTCGTTTTTTCCGGCCAAAGTGTTCCGGTAGCCCCAAATACTTACCTATACCACCTTCTTTCGGGATTTGTAAGCAGTCTTTCACCATATTTTTAAGCGTGATAGGGGCTTTCCTGGAGAAAGTAACAGAGGACTTGTTGGTGTTGATTGATTGGCCCGAGGCCATCTCGTACTGGCGCAGAATCTCTTTTAGCGCCAGGGCATTGTCTTTGTTTGCCTTGGCAAAGAACATGGTGTCGTCCGCAAAGAGGAGATGGTTCACTTGGGGACAATCCCGAGCAACCCGGATGCCGGTCAAGAGACCTGTTTCCTGAGCTCTGTTACACAGTCCCGAGAGCACTTCGCTACAAAGAATGAAAATGTAGGGTGAGAGAGGGTCTCCTTGACGGATGCCTCGGCTCGGTTTAACCTTTCCTCTAGGCGAGCCGTTGATGAGGAAGGCATAGGTAACAGAAGAAACACATTCCATTATCCAAGAAAACCATTGAGGGTGGAAACCCAACCTCTCAAGGACCAGCTGAATAAAATCCCACTCGAGCCTATCGTAGGCTTTGCTCATGTCTGTCTTCACCGCCATAGAGCATCTTTTCTGGCTTGTGAATGTTGGAGGAAGTAGAGTACTTCATGTGTGATAAGTACGTTGTCGGAGATCGCTCTACCAGGAACAAAGGCGGATTGGTTTTCAGAAATGACCATCGAGAGCAGCGGTTGCATTCTTTTAGTGAGGATCTTTGAGATGATCTTGTAATAAACATTACAAAGGGCGATCGGCCTATAGTCTGCGACAACCTTGGGGCTTAAGACCTTCGGGATGAGGCGAACGAACGTCTCGTTAATGTTCGGGGGCAGCTTGCTCGTCACAAAGAACTCTTGTATCTCTTTAACAATGTCTGTCCCAATTGCTAGCCAGTGAGTTTGAAAAAACCCCGCTGAGAAACCGTCTGGTCCGGGCGCTTTATCCGCGTGGATTGAGAAGACTGCTGTCCGTATCTCGTCTGGCGTCGGTATCAGGATGAGCTTTTCATTATCCGTGTTTGATATGATCGGCCTTAGAGCCTTTTCCACCACTCCTTGGATATCAGACTTCTCGCTAGCCAGGGTTGTGAAGAGTGTCCCGAAGTAGCTCACTATTACTTGGGCTATTTGTTCTTCCTCGAACACGGGGTTCCCCTCGCTATCCTCGATCACTGTGAGGGTGTTGGCTCTTCTTCGGTTTTTGGTAGCGGCATGGAAGAAACCTGAGTTACGATCTCCTAATCGAAGCCATAAAAGTCTGCTTCTCTGTCGCCAATAGGCCTCTTCCGCCTTATAAGCCTTCTTCAAATCTTCGGTAATCTGGTGGATCAGTTGGGTATTATTCTCACTGCTCGATTGCGCTGTCTCCAGCTCTTGCCTTTTCTGTTCGATGAGGAGTCTACTGTTTGCCTGGTGCTCTTTGTTCCACCGAGAGATGACCCCACGGATGACCTTGATACGCTCAGCTATCGGCATGTTAGAGGCCTTTGCCCATGCCTCTAGGATTAGCTTTGTCACCTCTGCGTTATCTTTTAGTCTCCGATCGTATCGAAATAGTCCCGGTCTTCTCTTCTTCCCCGGTTCGAATACTGATATAATAGGCCGATGGTCGGAGCCTTCGTAGGCGAGGTACATACATCTGGCGGTTGGGTAGCTTTCTGCCCAGCTTGAGTTCGCAGCAGCCCGATCTAGTCTGCAGCGTACGAAATGTTCTCCTCGCTGTCCTCGCCATGAGAGGGAGTCCCCCGAGTGTTGTAGATCGAATAAGTCTCCTTCGGCAAAGAAGGTCCTCATATCCGAGAAGGATCCTTCCGGTCTCTCTGGTCCTCCAGCTTTCTCCTCGTTTGACAGTAGGTCGTTGAAATCTCCGGTAATAAACCAAGGAGATTCTCGAATGTCCGCGAGGTTGACCAAATGATTCCAAAGATGTTTTCTCATAAATCTATCGTTGTGGCCATACACAAAGGAAGCAAAAAACGATTTGCCTTCAAGTTCAATATAGGTGTCGAACAGGTTTGGGGTTGCGTCCAGTACTTCAAGCTTGATTTCTTGCTTTCAGAATAGAGCGAGACCGCCCGATCCATGTCCTGAAGG
Coding sequences within it:
- the LOC125606437 gene encoding uncharacterized protein LOC125606437; amino-acid sequence: MSKAYDRLEWDFIQLVLERLGFHPQWFSWIMECVSSVTYAFLINGSPRGKVKPSRGIRQGDPLSPYIFILCSEVLSGLCNRAQETGLLTGIRVARDCPQVNHLLFADDTMFFAKANKDNALALKEILRQYEMASGQSINTNKSSVTFSRKAPITLKNMVKDCLQIPKEGGIGKYLGLPEHFGRKKRDLFTSIVERIKTKASSWSNKYLSTAGKMVMLKSVLSPIPSHAMTCFKLPRSLCKRIQSAVTRFWWDGRSGNRKMAWVSWDKMTRPKQQGGLGFRDFESFNDAYLAKLSWRLHHNPSGLLSRGLTGKYCRDTSFLQVEHRAAESHGWRGILIGRDLMMSNAGWAIGNGESISIWNDPWLSLSSQARPMGPAPEQYAEWTVKHLMLPNGTEWDRAIIQRVLPQEEERILSLKPSKLGAPDKLIWLGTSSGIYSTKTGYIKALERSEENRQPITTVDVDWIKNIWKLQTSPKIKLFLWKIFQGALPVGDLLALRNIGPAQTCPRCDTVESINHLFLHCEFAHNVWKLAPFSTCVDVRGLLDLTSAWEGLCSRTCLPPVGIASGPLAPWILWSLWLARNNRIFNNKDATPEEVITKAISAAQEWLREQQTEATSSTRPPTQRPPEPTNATLLHSDGAWRADLQLTGLGWTIGGGNQTGSYMAHCHFVNSPLIAEGLALREALSCCITKGIRCVLCKSDSLQLIRAINEEVPNSEIYGIVSDILNLVYAFEFVSFVWTQRSENKAADALAKQALLNEVFVSTNRVF